In one window of Hymenobacter nivis DNA:
- a CDS encoding metallophosphoesterase → MKAFIRVLGLLVVLVAGRPAVGWAQIEEIGEAGESPDNPLHPKPNYRRGAVGWEKTAPPDTTHLRYSVFLIGDVGNPVLPANGGEPSLNFLHKQIMRAGARSTTVFLGDNIYNQGMPPVGAVDRRTAEGRITAQLDVLKGYQGEKYMTPGNHDWIQGTRNGLAQVNREQEFTESYLKKDSTAFRYTGDFLLPRDGCPGPYEVRVQDNLVLIFLNSQWFLTPAEFRPANGFCNISSDADIYAEVEDIIARNQDKNIMVLAHHPLYSDGIHGGYFTLADHIFPLSIVFKYAFVPLPLIGSIYPWARKYGGISQDIAYPAYQAYKKGLTDIFAKYPNVIYTNGHEHNLQYFKENNTHYITSGSGCKTQHVKPGDGGGALFSDKEKGFARVNYYDNGEVWSEFLVPDGNGETAHQVFRTRLYTAGASGAIAAVPAGAPDRHHKRKKHKDRDDDQPEAAVGPLPAQRPAFGPDSVRTVAVDPAYNRHGKFHDWLLGRHYRAEWATPVAFPVLDLATEKGGLTPYKTGGGKQTASLKLRNEAGHGFTLRTIDKDPAAVLPEALRTGLAKAVLQDQVSAQHPYASFVLPPLGTAAGILHTNPVPRYIPADPLLGQYFPQFANKTVALEEDAKDSQSNVASLDFAKKLVDTEKMLERLLDDNDNRVDGVAFARSRLFDMWIGDWDRHEDQWRWSERKNKDGDRTYVAVPKDRDIAFFKGDGVLPYLASRKFAVRNLQNFGYDYADYKGLNQTALSNDRTFMGGVSRAQWIEQAEYLKAHLTDEVIEKAFRDKWPAQIYALHGAEIVAKLKSRRTLLPDVAGKYADLLADIVEVRGSRKNERFTVDRLPNGTTHVTVQKISKKGKLSTIYDRTLDVKVTDELRLYGIAGQDVYVVRGDVKNAIKLRIIGGTGRDTIIDRSHVAGIRHRTQVYDADTGNVVLTSSEARLRLEPGTDVSRYDHPKRFDLKDYRLNYTGPAVFFGYNIDDGLLLGGGVTHRRYGFRRDPFSSEHTLTANYAPAREAYNLRYTGQFTRVFGHIDLHVAAQYYGPQLLYNFFGLGNDSKNLTDRADAPQATNRTVNNSYRVRFNRLYVAPTFERHILNFIKVGLGPQYDQFRVETDPIGQVIKDSIGAGNENRRFGVRSSDFKSNKYLGALFYFNIDAVDADKNPRIGIRWHNEAQYNWQLNSEKLTYGRLSSEISAYLTPSFPFRLTYAGRVGVQHNIGDYRFYQATTLGGTTNLRGYRRTRYAGRTALYGNFEARLQLLSFNAYLFPGKLGLLGLADAGRVYSDVDVRQGLSAFHSGFGGGVYIDVLKQAIINATYTVGEERLVLVGFDFLF, encoded by the coding sequence ATGAAGGCATTTATTCGCGTCCTGGGGCTATTAGTTGTGCTGGTGGCGGGGCGCCCGGCGGTGGGGTGGGCCCAGATTGAGGAAATCGGGGAAGCCGGCGAATCGCCCGATAACCCGCTGCACCCCAAGCCCAACTACCGCCGCGGGGCCGTGGGCTGGGAGAAAACCGCGCCCCCCGACACCACCCACCTCCGCTACTCGGTGTTCCTGATTGGCGACGTGGGCAACCCCGTGCTGCCGGCTAACGGCGGCGAGCCGTCGCTGAACTTCCTGCATAAGCAAATTATGCGGGCCGGGGCCCGGAGCACCACCGTTTTTCTGGGCGATAACATTTACAACCAGGGTATGCCGCCGGTGGGGGCCGTGGACCGCCGCACGGCCGAGGGCCGCATCACGGCCCAACTCGACGTGCTGAAGGGCTACCAGGGCGAGAAGTACATGACGCCCGGCAACCACGACTGGATTCAGGGCACGCGCAACGGCCTGGCTCAGGTGAACCGCGAGCAGGAATTCACGGAGAGCTACCTGAAAAAGGACTCGACGGCCTTCCGCTACACGGGCGACTTTTTGCTACCCCGCGACGGCTGCCCGGGGCCCTACGAGGTGCGGGTGCAGGACAACCTGGTGCTGATTTTCCTGAACTCGCAGTGGTTCCTGACGCCGGCCGAGTTCCGGCCCGCCAACGGCTTCTGCAACATCTCCTCCGACGCCGACATCTACGCGGAGGTGGAGGACATTATTGCCCGCAACCAGGACAAAAACATCATGGTGCTGGCCCACCACCCGCTGTATTCCGACGGCATCCATGGCGGCTACTTCACGCTGGCCGACCATATTTTCCCGCTCAGCATCGTTTTCAAGTACGCCTTTGTGCCGCTGCCCCTCATCGGCTCCATCTACCCCTGGGCCCGCAAGTACGGCGGCATCAGCCAGGACATTGCCTACCCGGCCTACCAGGCCTACAAAAAGGGCCTGACCGACATTTTTGCTAAGTACCCGAACGTCATTTACACCAACGGGCACGAGCACAACCTTCAGTATTTCAAGGAGAACAACACGCACTACATCACCAGCGGCTCGGGCTGCAAAACCCAGCACGTGAAGCCCGGCGACGGCGGCGGGGCCCTGTTTTCGGACAAGGAGAAGGGCTTCGCGCGGGTGAACTACTACGACAACGGGGAGGTGTGGAGCGAGTTTCTGGTGCCCGACGGCAACGGCGAAACCGCCCACCAGGTGTTCCGCACCCGCCTCTACACGGCGGGCGCCAGCGGGGCCATCGCGGCCGTGCCGGCCGGGGCCCCGGACCGGCACCACAAGCGGAAAAAGCACAAGGACCGCGACGACGACCAGCCCGAAGCGGCCGTGGGGCCCCTGCCGGCCCAGCGCCCCGCCTTCGGGCCCGACAGCGTGCGCACGGTGGCCGTGGACCCGGCCTACAACCGCCACGGCAAGTTCCACGACTGGCTGCTGGGCCGCCACTACCGCGCCGAGTGGGCTACGCCAGTGGCGTTTCCGGTGCTGGACCTGGCCACTGAAAAAGGAGGCCTCACGCCCTACAAAACCGGCGGCGGCAAGCAAACCGCTTCGCTGAAGCTGCGCAACGAGGCCGGCCACGGCTTCACGCTGCGCACCATCGACAAGGACCCCGCCGCGGTGCTGCCCGAGGCCCTGCGCACCGGCCTGGCCAAGGCCGTACTGCAAGACCAGGTGTCGGCCCAACACCCCTACGCCTCGTTTGTGCTGCCGCCGCTGGGCACGGCGGCCGGCATTCTGCACACCAACCCGGTGCCGCGCTACATCCCCGCCGACCCGCTGCTGGGTCAGTACTTCCCGCAGTTTGCCAACAAAACGGTGGCCCTGGAGGAAGATGCCAAGGACAGCCAGAGCAACGTAGCCAGCCTGGACTTTGCCAAGAAGCTGGTGGACACGGAGAAGATGCTGGAGCGCCTGCTCGACGACAACGACAACCGCGTGGACGGGGTGGCCTTTGCCCGCTCGCGCCTGTTTGATATGTGGATTGGCGACTGGGACCGCCACGAGGACCAGTGGCGCTGGAGCGAGCGGAAAAACAAGGACGGCGACCGCACCTACGTGGCCGTGCCCAAGGACCGCGACATCGCTTTTTTTAAGGGCGACGGCGTGCTGCCTTACCTGGCCAGCCGCAAGTTTGCGGTGCGCAACCTCCAGAATTTTGGCTATGACTACGCCGACTACAAGGGCCTGAACCAGACGGCCCTCAGCAACGACCGCACCTTTATGGGCGGCGTGAGCCGGGCGCAGTGGATTGAGCAGGCCGAGTACCTGAAGGCCCACCTGACGGACGAAGTGATTGAAAAAGCGTTCCGCGACAAGTGGCCGGCCCAGATTTACGCCCTGCACGGGGCCGAGATTGTGGCCAAGCTGAAGAGCCGCCGGACCCTGCTACCTGACGTGGCCGGCAAGTACGCCGACCTGCTGGCCGACATCGTGGAGGTGCGCGGCTCGCGGAAAAACGAGCGGTTCACGGTGGACCGCCTGCCCAATGGCACCACTCACGTCACGGTGCAGAAAATCAGCAAAAAGGGTAAGCTGAGCACGATTTATGACCGCACGCTCGATGTGAAGGTGACCGACGAGCTGCGCCTCTACGGCATTGCCGGGCAGGACGTGTACGTGGTGCGCGGTGACGTGAAAAACGCCATCAAGCTGCGCATCATCGGCGGCACGGGGCGCGACACCATCATCGACCGCTCGCACGTGGCCGGCATCCGCCACCGCACCCAGGTATACGACGCTGATACGGGCAACGTGGTGCTGACTAGCTCCGAGGCCCGCTTGCGCCTGGAGCCGGGCACCGACGTGAGCCGCTACGACCACCCCAAGCGCTTCGACCTCAAGGACTACCGCCTGAACTACACCGGCCCGGCCGTGTTCTTCGGCTACAACATCGATGACGGCCTGCTGCTGGGCGGCGGCGTCACGCACCGGCGCTACGGCTTCCGCCGCGACCCGTTTAGCTCGGAGCACACCCTGACGGCCAACTACGCCCCGGCCCGCGAGGCCTACAACCTGCGCTACACCGGCCAGTTTACCCGCGTGTTTGGCCACATCGATTTGCACGTGGCAGCCCAGTATTACGGGCCCCAGCTGCTCTACAACTTCTTCGGCCTCGGCAACGACTCCAAAAACCTGACCGACCGCGCCGACGCGCCCCAGGCCACCAACCGCACCGTCAACAACTCGTACCGGGTGCGCTTCAACCGCCTCTACGTGGCCCCCACTTTCGAGCGCCACATTCTCAACTTCATCAAGGTGGGCCTGGGACCCCAGTACGACCAGTTCCGGGTCGAAACCGACCCCATCGGCCAGGTCATCAAGGATAGCATCGGGGCGGGCAACGAGAACCGCCGCTTCGGCGTGCGGTCCTCGGATTTCAAGTCGAATAAGTATCTGGGGGCCCTGTTCTACTTCAACATCGACGCCGTGGACGCCGATAAGAACCCGCGCATCGGCATCCGCTGGCACAACGAGGCGCAGTACAACTGGCAGCTCAACAGCGAGAAGCTCACCTACGGCCGCCTCAGCTCCGAAATCAGCGCCTACCTCACGCCCAGCTTCCCGTTCCGCCTCACCTACGCCGGGCGCGTGGGCGTGCAGCACAACATTGGCGACTACCGCTTCTACCAGGCCACCACGCTGGGCGGCACCACCAACCTGCGTGGCTACCGCCGCACCCGCTACGCCGGCCGCACCGCCCTCTACGGCAACTTCGAGGCCCGCTTGCAGCTGCTCAGCTTCAACGCCTACCTCTTCCCCGGCAAGCTCGGCCTCCTGGGCCTGGCCGACGCCGGCCGCGTGTACTCTGATGTGGACGTGCGCCAGGGCCTGTCGGCCTTCCATTCCGGCTTCGGCGGCGGCGTGTACATCGACGTGCTCAAGCAGGCCATCATCAACGCGACCTATACCGTGGGGGAGGAACGGCTGGTGCTCGTAGGGTTTGATTTTTTGTTTTAA
- a CDS encoding DUF1016 N-terminal domain-containing protein has translation MQLYRDRGQLIAERQQQHGWGKSMIENLARDLQTEFVGIGGFSESNLWRMRTFFLEYRGDKILAPLVREFLQPAVGELS, from the coding sequence ATGCAGCTGTATAGGGACCGGGGCCAGCTTATTGCCGAGCGCCAGCAGCAGCACGGCTGGGGCAAAAGCATGATCGAAAACCTGGCCCGCGACCTGCAAACGGAGTTTGTGGGCATAGGCGGGTTTTCAGAGTCAAACTTGTGGCGGATGCGGACTTTTTTCCTGGAATACAGAGGCGATAAAATTCTCGCGCCATTGGTGCGAGAATTTCTCCAACCGGCGGTTGGAGAATTGAGTTGA
- the ppk1 gene encoding polyphosphate kinase 1, which translates to MKTLPRDLSWLRFNARVLQEAQADTVPLLERLKFLAIFSANLDEFFKVRVATLRRLVKLKKKTRAQLNESPRRQLKAVLAEVQRQQEAFGTTYREQLLPALNAAHIHLLGEAELTDAQRAWVLEYFNNSVRDLLSPVVLDGTLHHLFLKDQAVYLTLFLTGPRAAPAKGKGRAKDHAAERVLVLELPTKRHGGRFVQLPADGDERYVMFLDDVVRVGAPGLFPAYAGVAVHAVKLSRDAELDIEEEVSDDLLAKIRSSLAKRATGYPARMLYDPAMPREVLRALKQKTGIGDEELVAGSRYHNFRDFFGFPSFGQAGLLNPAWPPLPHPTLPRTGSLLAAIGRRDHLLHPPYQSFDYVTRLLREAAADPQVSAVAITLYRVAAKSAVAKALLKAVKNGKQVTVVVELKARFDEESNIYWAEKLQKAGAHVIFTPPEQKVHAKLLLITRREAAETTRQYAYLSTGNFNEDTAELYTDHSLFTADERLTREVAAVFNYCHDRVAPAAPFEHLLLAPFALRPRLNELIDHEIKLAHKGAPAYIILKLNALQDPGLIARLYAASKAGVRIELIIRGIGCLVPGEAGLSEHISQRGLVDRNLEHSRVYVFGNGGEEKVFVSSADWMTRNLDRRVEVAFPLLDETLRAEVRQLLDFQRADNVKARDFDNQFILPTPAGAPRVRAQEATYQWLKKLKRRP; encoded by the coding sequence ATGAAAACCCTTCCCCGCGACCTGAGCTGGTTGCGCTTCAACGCCCGCGTGCTGCAAGAAGCCCAGGCCGACACCGTGCCGCTGCTGGAGCGCCTCAAGTTCCTGGCCATTTTCAGCGCCAACCTCGACGAGTTTTTTAAGGTGCGCGTGGCCACGCTGCGGCGGCTGGTCAAGCTCAAGAAGAAAACCCGCGCCCAGCTTAACGAGAGCCCCAGGCGCCAGTTGAAGGCCGTGCTAGCCGAGGTGCAGCGCCAGCAGGAAGCGTTCGGCACCACCTACCGCGAGCAGCTGCTGCCGGCCCTGAACGCCGCGCACATCCACCTGCTGGGCGAGGCCGAACTGACGGATGCGCAGCGCGCCTGGGTGCTCGAATACTTCAACAACTCGGTGCGCGACCTGCTCTCGCCGGTGGTGCTGGACGGCACGCTGCACCACTTGTTTTTGAAGGACCAGGCCGTTTACCTCACCTTGTTCCTGACGGGGCCCCGCGCCGCACCGGCCAAGGGCAAGGGCAGAGCCAAGGACCACGCGGCCGAGCGCGTGCTGGTCCTGGAGCTGCCCACCAAGCGCCACGGCGGCCGCTTCGTGCAGCTGCCCGCCGACGGCGACGAGCGCTACGTGATGTTCCTCGACGACGTGGTGCGCGTGGGGGCCCCCGGCCTGTTTCCGGCCTACGCCGGGGTGGCCGTGCACGCCGTGAAGCTGAGCCGCGACGCCGAGCTGGACATTGAGGAGGAGGTATCGGACGACCTGCTGGCCAAAATCCGCAGCAGCCTGGCCAAGCGCGCCACCGGCTACCCGGCCCGGATGCTGTACGACCCCGCCATGCCGCGCGAGGTGCTGCGGGCCCTCAAGCAGAAAACCGGCATCGGCGACGAGGAGCTGGTGGCCGGCAGCCGCTACCACAACTTCCGCGACTTTTTTGGTTTCCCCAGCTTCGGGCAGGCCGGGCTGCTGAACCCCGCCTGGCCGCCCCTGCCCCACCCCACGCTGCCGCGCACGGGCAGCCTGCTGGCCGCCATCGGCCGGCGCGACCACCTGCTGCACCCGCCCTACCAATCCTTCGACTACGTGACGCGCCTGCTGCGCGAGGCCGCCGCCGACCCGCAGGTGTCGGCCGTGGCCATCACCCTCTACCGGGTGGCGGCCAAGAGCGCCGTGGCTAAGGCCCTGCTAAAGGCCGTGAAAAACGGCAAGCAAGTAACGGTAGTGGTGGAGCTGAAGGCTCGCTTCGACGAGGAATCGAATATTTACTGGGCCGAGAAGCTGCAAAAGGCGGGGGCCCACGTCATCTTCACCCCGCCCGAGCAGAAGGTGCACGCCAAGCTTTTGCTGATTACGCGGCGCGAGGCGGCCGAAACCACGCGCCAGTACGCCTACCTCAGCACGGGCAACTTCAATGAGGACACGGCCGAGTTGTACACCGACCACAGCCTGTTCACGGCTGATGAGCGGCTGACCCGCGAGGTGGCCGCCGTGTTCAACTACTGCCACGACCGGGTGGCCCCCGCCGCGCCCTTCGAGCACTTGCTGCTGGCGCCCTTCGCGCTGCGCCCGCGCCTGAACGAGCTGATTGACCACGAAATCAAGCTGGCCCACAAGGGGGCCCCGGCGTACATCATCCTCAAGCTAAACGCTCTGCAGGACCCTGGCCTGATTGCCAGGCTCTACGCCGCCAGTAAGGCCGGCGTGCGCATCGAGCTCATCATTCGCGGCATCGGCTGCCTAGTGCCAGGCGAGGCCGGGCTGAGCGAGCACATTAGCCAGCGTGGCCTCGTGGACCGCAACCTGGAGCACAGCCGGGTGTACGTGTTCGGAAACGGCGGCGAGGAAAAAGTGTTCGTGTCGTCGGCCGACTGGATGACCCGCAACCTCGACCGCCGGGTGGAAGTGGCCTTCCCGCTGCTTGACGAAACCCTGCGCGCCGAGGTGCGCCAGCTCCTCGACTTCCAGCGCGCAGACAACGTGAAAGCCCGCGACTTCGACAACCAATTTATCCTGCCCACGCCCGCCGGGGCCCCGCGCGTGCGCGCCCAGGAGGCCACCTACCAGTGGCTGAAAAAGCTGAAGCGGCGGCCATAG
- a CDS encoding response regulator yields MSPTRLILYEDNGGLRASLGQFLAGAPGLVLVGAFESCAQAGADACRLLPDVVLMDIDMPGCSGIEGLRLVKAAAPATSVVILTVFDDSERVFDAICAGADGYLLKKTPPARLLEAIAEVRAGGAPLTPAVARQVLRLFPRPGAPAHPPRPASDLSPRELEILGLLVEGYSYKMLADKCSISLDTVRSHIKKIYEKLHVRSATAAVSRALRDGLA; encoded by the coding sequence ATGTCCCCCACCCGCCTGATTTTGTACGAGGACAATGGGGGGCTGCGGGCCAGCCTGGGCCAGTTTCTGGCCGGGGCCCCAGGGCTGGTGCTGGTGGGCGCGTTTGAGTCGTGTGCGCAGGCGGGGGCCGACGCGTGCCGCCTGCTGCCCGACGTGGTACTGATGGACATCGACATGCCCGGCTGCTCGGGCATTGAGGGGCTGCGGCTGGTGAAAGCGGCCGCCCCGGCCACCAGCGTGGTGATACTCACCGTATTCGACGACAGCGAGCGGGTGTTTGACGCTATTTGCGCCGGGGCTGACGGCTACTTGCTCAAGAAAACCCCGCCCGCCCGGCTGCTGGAGGCCATTGCCGAGGTGCGGGCCGGCGGCGCGCCCCTCACGCCGGCGGTGGCCCGGCAGGTGCTGCGCCTGTTTCCGCGGCCGGGGGCCCCGGCGCACCCACCCCGCCCGGCCTCCGACCTCAGCCCCCGCGAGCTGGAAATACTGGGCCTGCTGGTGGAAGGCTACAGCTACAAGATGCTGGCCGACAAGTGCTCCATCAGCCTGGACACGGTGCGCTCGCACATCAAAAAAATCTACGAGAAGCTGCACGTGCGCTCCGCCACGGCAGCCGTGAGCCGGGCCCTGCGCGACGGCCTAGCGTAG
- a CDS encoding sensor histidine kinase, whose translation MRVRGFVATKWAGRARALALAGLLALATAGRAQGPAPLLSTADGLADNTVQCLAQDRQGFLWAGTQDGLSRYDGRAFRTFRADARRPGALAGNFVRALAPDVARGGLWVGTGDGVCYYDPRTERFGRVPSDSAAHYFVNALLADPAGGVWIGTENGLWHYAPATGRLRRYWYAPAGAPAGTARRNSVRALARDVAGTLWAGTGEGQLCRFDAATGTLRPEPRYGPAGPTPLSALAAAPGGGLWAGTEGGGLRYLRPGRPAAELLRPGPGQPAVRSLWADARGGAWVATAAGLRYWPVGPPPAGVGPAAAPATAAAPATAAAPAALAPDSLRLAGEVLALAPDRAGQLWAGTGAGLLRLDVRPSPFALLPTGPVWAVAPAATSLWVGTERQGLLRLDPRTGAVAERLRHHPGVRASLADDFVRCVLPDADGGLWAGTQRQGLDYRAPGALGFQHFRHTAGEADALADDFVRCLYRDPLDGTLWVGTEGGLSRLADARSGRFTTYRQRADDPRGLPNNFVRCVLRDGAGRLWVGTGGGGLCRLDDPATGRFTAFKANPRDERSLPGNFVRALCLDAAGHLWVGTEDGGLCRLDDPATGRFTSFGEAQGLPNDVVYALLPDPAARAVWLSTNRGLARLDLATDRLTAFDARDGLPQQEYNAGAACRGPGGALYFGGPAGLVGFRPAALRVPPAPPVLLTGLRRLNQPVALPDTAVGQRRLLRLGPRDYVFTLGFAALDLRGAGRQRLVYQLEGFDPDWVPAGLQREATYTNLDPGPYTFRVREADAPPGTGAALRLLVAPPWYGTWWFRALAAGAVGVLAWLAYRLRVGQLLALERVRHRIARDLHDDMGSTLSSIALLSEMARQHQLGQRPAQAAGLLHQIQDSSRQMLDALDDIVWTINPAHDGLGDVTARMRAFAAELLEARGIALAFEVAPAVGALHLPMERRREFFLLFKEAVNNLAKYAHCQHARVALTCPPGHLLLVVADDGVGFAPAAPAQGSGNGLPNMRARAAALHAVLTLTSAPGQGTIVQLSVPV comes from the coding sequence ATGCGGGTTCGGGGGTTCGTTGCAACGAAATGGGCCGGGCGGGCCAGGGCCCTGGCCCTGGCCGGGCTGCTAGCGCTGGCGACGGCTGGGCGCGCCCAGGGCCCCGCGCCCCTGCTGAGCACGGCCGACGGCCTGGCGGACAATACAGTGCAGTGCCTGGCCCAGGACCGGCAGGGGTTTTTGTGGGCCGGCACCCAGGACGGGCTAAGCCGCTACGACGGCCGCGCCTTCCGCACGTTTCGGGCCGATGCGCGGCGGCCGGGGGCTCTGGCCGGTAACTTCGTGCGGGCCCTGGCCCCCGATGTGGCCCGCGGCGGCCTGTGGGTGGGCACCGGCGACGGCGTGTGCTACTACGACCCGCGCACCGAGCGCTTCGGCCGCGTGCCCTCCGATTCGGCGGCCCACTACTTCGTGAACGCCCTGCTCGCCGACCCCGCGGGCGGCGTCTGGATTGGCACCGAAAACGGCCTCTGGCACTACGCCCCCGCCACCGGCCGCCTCCGCCGCTACTGGTACGCCCCGGCTGGGGCCCCGGCCGGTACCGCCCGCCGCAACTCGGTGCGGGCCCTGGCCCGCGACGTGGCCGGCACCCTGTGGGCCGGCACCGGCGAGGGTCAGCTCTGCCGCTTCGATGCCGCCACCGGCACCCTGCGCCCCGAGCCGCGCTATGGCCCAGCCGGCCCCACGCCGCTGAGCGCGCTGGCCGCCGCGCCCGGTGGGGGCCTGTGGGCCGGCACCGAGGGCGGCGGCCTGCGCTACCTGAGGCCCGGCCGCCCCGCCGCCGAGCTGCTGCGGCCCGGCCCCGGCCAGCCAGCCGTGCGCAGCCTGTGGGCCGACGCCCGCGGCGGGGCCTGGGTGGCCACCGCCGCCGGGCTGCGCTACTGGCCGGTGGGGCCCCCACCGGCCGGTGTGGGCCCCGCCGCTGCCCCAGCTACCGCCGCTGCCCCAGCCACCGCCGCTGCCCCGGCTGCCTTGGCGCCCGATTCGCTGCGGCTGGCCGGCGAAGTGCTGGCTTTGGCGCCCGACCGCGCCGGCCAGCTGTGGGCGGGCACCGGCGCGGGCCTGCTCCGGCTCGACGTGCGGCCTTCGCCCTTCGCGCTGCTGCCGACGGGGCCGGTGTGGGCGGTGGCCCCGGCCGCCACGAGCCTGTGGGTGGGCACCGAGCGCCAGGGCCTACTTCGCCTCGACCCGCGCACCGGGGCCGTGGCCGAGCGCCTGCGCCACCACCCAGGGGTCCGCGCCAGCCTGGCCGACGACTTTGTGCGCTGCGTGCTGCCCGACGCCGACGGGGGCCTGTGGGCCGGCACCCAGCGCCAGGGGCTCGACTACCGCGCCCCGGGGGCCCTGGGCTTTCAGCACTTCCGACACACGGCGGGCGAGGCGGACGCGCTGGCCGACGACTTCGTGCGCTGCCTCTACCGCGACCCGCTGGACGGGACCCTGTGGGTGGGCACCGAGGGCGGCCTGAGCCGACTGGCCGACGCGCGCAGCGGGCGCTTCACCACCTATCGCCAGCGGGCCGACGACCCGCGCGGCCTGCCCAACAACTTCGTGCGCTGCGTGCTGCGCGACGGGGCCGGCCGCCTGTGGGTAGGCACGGGCGGCGGCGGCCTGTGCCGGCTCGACGACCCCGCCACGGGCCGCTTCACGGCCTTCAAAGCCAACCCCCGCGACGAGCGCAGCCTACCCGGCAACTTCGTGCGGGCCCTGTGCCTGGATGCCGCCGGCCACCTGTGGGTGGGCACCGAGGACGGCGGCCTGTGCCGGCTCGACGACCCCGCCACCGGGCGCTTCACGTCGTTTGGCGAAGCCCAGGGCCTGCCCAACGACGTGGTGTACGCCCTGCTGCCCGACCCCGCCGCCCGCGCCGTGTGGCTGAGCACCAACCGTGGCCTGGCCCGCCTCGATCTGGCCACCGACCGCCTCACGGCCTTCGACGCCCGCGACGGCCTGCCCCAGCAGGAATACAACGCCGGCGCGGCCTGCCGGGGCCCCGGCGGCGCCCTCTACTTTGGGGGCCCCGCCGGGCTGGTGGGCTTCCGGCCCGCGGCGCTGCGGGTACCGCCCGCGCCACCGGTGCTGCTCACGGGCCTGCGCCGCCTCAACCAGCCCGTGGCCCTGCCCGATACGGCCGTGGGCCAGCGCCGCCTGCTGCGCCTGGGGCCCCGGGACTACGTGTTTACGCTCGGCTTTGCGGCGCTGGATTTGCGGGGCGCAGGCCGCCAGCGGCTTGTTTATCAGCTCGAAGGCTTCGACCCCGACTGGGTGCCCGCCGGCCTGCAGCGCGAAGCCACCTACACCAACCTCGACCCCGGCCCGTACACGTTTCGGGTGCGCGAAGCCGACGCGCCGCCCGGCACCGGGGCCGCCCTGCGGCTGCTGGTGGCCCCGCCCTGGTACGGCACTTGGTGGTTCCGGGCGCTGGCGGCGGGGGCCGTGGGGGTCCTTGCCTGGCTGGCCTACCGCCTGCGCGTGGGCCAGCTGCTGGCCCTGGAGCGGGTGCGCCACCGCATTGCCCGCGACCTGCACGACGACATGGGCTCGACGCTGAGCAGCATTGCCCTGCTCAGTGAAATGGCCCGCCAGCACCAGCTGGGCCAGCGCCCGGCCCAGGCCGCCGGCCTGCTGCACCAAATCCAGGATTCGTCGCGCCAGATGCTCGACGCCCTCGACGACATTGTGTGGACCATCAACCCCGCCCACGACGGCCTGGGCGACGTGACAGCCCGGATGCGGGCCTTCGCCGCCGAGCTGCTGGAGGCCCGCGGCATTGCGCTGGCCTTCGAGGTGGCGCCCGCCGTGGGGGCCCTGCACCTGCCCATGGAGCGCCGACGCGAGTTTTTCCTGCTCTTCAAGGAAGCTGTGAACAACCTGGCCAAATACGCCCACTGCCAGCACGCCCGCGTGGCCCTCACCTGCCCCCCCGGCCACCTGCTGCTGGTAGTAGCCGACGACGGCGTGGGCTTCGCGCCCGCCGCGCCCGCCCAGGGCAGCGGCAACGGCCTGCCCAACATGCGCGCCCGCGCCGCCGCCCTGCACGCCGTGCTCACCCTCACTTCGGCCCCCGGCCAGGGCACCATTGTGCAATTAAGCGTGCCGGTGTAG
- a CDS encoding SixA phosphatase family protein: MKTLYLLRHAKSSWSFDDLTDQERPLNDRGRDDAPRMGQALAKRGIKPDVLVSSSAVRALSTAVLVACELGFAHEKITVDPAIYRADADALVAIIRALPDAAESALLVGHNPTITDAANALSPSPFNEFPTAAVVCLRFSTDHWEEVARANAEFYFYDYPKNAS, translated from the coding sequence ATGAAAACGCTGTACCTCCTCCGCCACGCCAAGTCGAGCTGGAGCTTCGACGACCTGACCGACCAGGAGCGCCCGCTCAACGACCGGGGCCGCGACGACGCCCCGCGCATGGGCCAGGCCCTGGCCAAGCGCGGCATTAAGCCCGACGTGCTGGTGAGCTCCTCGGCGGTGCGGGCCCTGAGCACGGCCGTGCTGGTAGCCTGCGAGCTGGGTTTCGCGCACGAGAAAATCACCGTCGACCCCGCCATCTACCGGGCCGATGCCGACGCGTTGGTTGCCATCATCCGGGCCCTGCCCGACGCGGCCGAATCGGCGCTGCTAGTAGGCCACAACCCCACCATCACCGACGCCGCCAACGCCCTTTCGCCCAGCCCGTTCAACGAATTTCCCACCGCGGCCGTTGTCTGCCTGCGCTTCAGCACCGACCATTGGGAAGAGGTGGCCCGCGCCAACGCCGAGTTCTACTTCTACGACTATCCGAAGAACGCGAGCTAG